The window GAGTACGTCGCTTTCGccttgaattttcagcgctgcgggaaaccggaaatggaatcggctgtgcgccaccataaagtgtcccctgtcggttgctcagttggttgaggtctgcaactttaccaccagatgccgcctgaaaagtacaaaaaattacacactgggggcTTTGAGTCATGTGTCATTTAAAATTGTCTGTAAAAAGCAGTAGCGCTGCTTTTGTATAAAGAATCaactttgattttaaataatCTAGTCGTATGAAAttcagtaaaatatatatatatattttagttttttgctataatcctttttgtgtttgtgtcagagtTGTAGTTGGAAAACCTATTTGTTAGTTTATTGAAATCTTGCAGTTGAACTAAATTATATTGTCACACTAACCTGTTCTCCTGCACATTCCCTCCAAAATATACTGTGACTTGTTGTTGCCTTTAAAATAATCACAAAGCCCCTGAACTTGTTGTTCTTCTGTCGCAGGTGATAGCGATCGTGATGGACTTGCTCACAGACCTACAGATCCTGCAGGACCTGATGGACGCGGCGTCTCGACGCTCCGTGCCCGTTTACATCGTGTTGGACAAGCAAGGCGTGCCGCACTTCCTGGATATGTGCTCCAGGCTGCAGATTGGCTCGCAGCACCTCCGGGTAAGACGCCATTTTCACATTTAGGAGATGAAGGTACGCCTCAGACATGACGCAGGAGGATTAACCTGgaccatttcttcttttttttttcaaacatacGACTAACAAATCAAATGAGGCGAAGTTTATCTGTGTCAACTTTTGTAGGGGAAAGGttttaaacaaattattaaTGCTAGTAGCCAACTCTACTGCATTTGAATATTAGATTTGACGCTATTTCATCCACACAActctacggaagagtattaggggcagtcatgagaaaagaaaggggagatttaaaaaatattcagcatttcaagataaagttgaaatgtggagaataaagtttaaattgtgACCTGGAAGCACttctcagcagcaccaaacaaccggatgtcGATGTTTTGTTAGCCGGTTTGCTAAGCTAAACGCTAGCTGCGTCCTGACACGATGACGTTCAATTGCAAAACAACCGTTGATGAATTTcgagaggcgtgcagttagcGGAGCTAGCGTAGCtctgctaacgttagttaacgtggacgtGTGACAGGTGAACTGGagccacaacacggacgtttagggacaTTTCCACcttattctcgacatttttgattgtgtaaaataatatttttttcttcttatgcctggccctcaTACTCTTCCATACATCTCAGTGTAAAAGATGTAAAACGAAAACAGCTTCACGTTAAAATGCTCGatggcaaaaataataaaatctcagcaaaacaaaaacacagctgacaTCAAACATGTGTCTCTGTGCACTTTAATTCCTAAAGATGAGCtaataaaagacattttaatagcAGAACAGAAATTCATTAACCTTCTTCAATCTAGTCCTTTTGCGATGCGAACAGGTTTCCCGTTGGATCTTTCATTTACACGGGCGCCTGTTATACTTCAGTTTGTGTGTAAAGGTTAACggatgttgtttcttttttctacaaGCGCTACACTCCTAAAAGTTCCTTAAATTTAAAGTGCCTGTGCCATCTAACCTGTTTGCGGTGGCAGAACATCAGAGCCAGAATGCTGCAGGGGAACGGGTTCTGCCTGTCGTTCGGCAGGCTGCCGGGCTCGCTCTGCAACAAGTACATGCTGGTGGACGGAGACAAAGTGGCGTTCGGCTCCTACAGGTGAGCTCGTGGTGTCACTGTCCGGTGTGCAACACTTGTTTTCTGACCCGTCACTGGTGAAGAGTATGTGAGCTTGTATTGCATGTGCTGGTTGAAGTACAAAGTATACAACGCCGAGTCTAGACGACTGGCTATTTACGTATTTGTACTGCAAAGGCTGCACTCTGGCAGGTGTTTGTGCATCCGTGGACAGATTTTGTCAACGCGATTGCGTCACAAACCTGCAGGATACAGAACTGGAACTGTACAGGTGTGTAGTTGAGATTGGCCGCGCGCACGGTTGTGACAATATCGCAGTGACGATCTGTCCACGTATGAACGGCTGCTAAAGTTGCTCAAATCTCACCTGTGGTAGTTCCGACAATAGTGGGTGTCTCCTGGACCACATTAAACCACGATGACACCAAATAATATTTAactgctgtctctctgtcctaGTTTCTCCTGGTCCACATCCCGTATGGACCGAAACATGATCACGGTGATGACGGGACAAGTGGTTGACTCCTTTGACCTCGACTTCAGGGAACTGTACGCCATCTCGGAGAAGATGGACCTCTACAAGGAGTTCCACGTCAGCCCGCCTGCCGCCGCCCTGACCACCACAGTACGTTCCAGAGCGGCGTCTAAGCGTCCGCCCTTACCGGCCACCACCTCCCGTTTCCAGGTCAGCTTAGGGGACTCGCGAAAGGACAAAATTGAGGTGCCCGCGCACAAATACTACAACCCCAAGTACTCGCTGGTGTTTGGGGACGCCCTACGTCCCACAGGGTCTCTGCAGGAGCCAGGACCCAAGAGGGGGTCAATTCTGTCCAAGTATCCAGAGGAGCTGGACGAGGAGAAGCAGCAAGTGACCAACAGCGAGAAGTTAGACCGGCTGGGCCATTTGCCCTCGGAGGCCCCGAGTGAAATCTTCAAGAGGCCCAAGGGGGTCGGGAAGGGGCAGCTCACGTGGAGGCAGAAATTGTTCAGCCGGAAATCTCCCAGTAAGCTGTCGGTCAACAGCCTCACGAACAACACGTGCCCCTCACCCACGGAGACCAGTCAAACCGATGAGAACGAGGAGGTGATCGTGAGATCGTCGTCCAAGTGGAGGGGGAAGAAGCCGTCGAACCTGGGCCAGAGGACAGAGTCCCAGCAAACTGTCAACACCGCACAGGACAATGACGGTAAGTTAGGAATAAAGTGGACTTATCTAAAGACTTACAAAGACAAATTATTGAATCCAGGGTTTCCGAACGTGCGGGCCAAAATTCCCCTGAAGGGTTGGGCGATAAAGTTAGAGGAGCTATGAGACAATTTTAacaacaatgttgtttttgttggctGCCATTGTCATAAATTATAGACACATGCAACAGGTTACTGTGTGCCGAGTGTTGGAAAAACCTCTGATCTAATCCAACTCATGCAGCAAATTAATGGAGGAATTCCACATAATGTTTTCTCGCTTCActaatcttttattcatttgctttttcttctccataCAGGTGATAAGAGTCGACCTGGAACGAAACAGTGTAAGGTGTCCTGAGGTGAATCTGCCGTTCTATGACCACAGAATGCAGTgatcacaaaaaatatttcctttattttatcCAGTGccttaaagaaaacacaaaatgaatgttCAAATCCGTACTGTAAATTCGGTACTGTGGTCGTGTTTTTGGGCCAAAACACGTGTTAATATCTGTTTCCTGGTGTTTACGCTGCGCCCCTGGTGGACACTTGAGTGCATTGTACAGTGAAGTGCACAAATTGTATATCACACTTTTGCTCAGATCTTCTTCAGCTGTTGGATTATAAAGAATTGTCCGAGTTGACGAATCGAACGCAGTCTTTCAATCATAGTCCAAATGGTGTAGATGATAAATACAGGCAGACTAAACTCTCACCGAATTATTTGTAACCTTCAACCACATCCAGAGATGGATGAGAACCTGAGCAACCCGAAGCAGGACATCGTTAGAGTTTGGATGATTGTTGCTTTTCCTCCTCGtatttgtgtggttgttttcaTGAAGCAGCTCAAAACGTACTTTTATgctcttgtttttaattaattccaCTTTCAGTTGGAAATTCTCTTTTGTGCTATCTTatggtttttatgttttaacttTGCTTTCACTACAAATCAGTTGTTTTTCTACTACATGTATcgtttgttctctctctctgtgctcataCTTTTTTATTGCTctaatgtgtgaatgtgtcctgTTTTCAAGCATCtgtcattttgtatttcatctGCAATTTAAGAAGGACGctatataaattattttatatttttaaaaaaaacaggaatcaaCAGAGGTTTAATccagtgtgtaatgtgtttGCAGCATTGTACTGCAAAcccttttttatcctttttctgGGTTGTCATTTATCTGTAAATGTCTGTTTCGGTGCAGTCGTTCGTTAGTCGGTGTTTATTAAATTGTTGCAGATAAGATGAAAACTTAAAAGTGCCAAGAATAGGtttgaaatatttgtattgttCAATGATTTTACACTGATTTGGGCTTAATGTTGTGaaaaaatatgatcataaaacatataattttttttttaaaactagcatagaaaaaataaaatgaaattggaGATTTGACTAGGGGTGTTGAGCGTGGTCAAAAACATCGCTTTGACTGCAGCTTCACCTGGTGGCGACAGACAGTATTACAGTTTTACAACATTTAAGATGATAAAACTATTGCTCGCACTGTTCAAAGTCACCACCAGCCGACTCTGTTGTCCAACCCTCTGCTTCTCTTCGCCGGGTCTTCGCCAACAGCTCAGATTTCAGAAAGGGAACCAAAGGCCTGATGGGAACCGAGGGTTGAGCTGAGCGTAGCGGTGGGGAGGGGTGAGGTGGGAGGATCTGCAAGTGGGATGTGGTGCAACACTGAAACAGGAAGCCGGCGCTGCAGCCGACCAGAGGCatttaacacacatttacagactAGTTTTACTGACACGCAATAAAACAGGACTTGAAAATACATTGTTTCCTTTTGATACTTGAATTTTAACTTTCATTGTGAGACACTAACTTGTCTTTATTCAACTTTCTAATCTGTTATAAATTGGAGAATGGAATTAGGGGTTTGATATTGTTGtagagaagttttttttatgaataattatTAACATATACGcatttatatacatacacacacacaccaagagcCACACGTATCACCTATGTATGATGTACAGATTTGACCGTGTATGAAAACTCTCAAACTGCAGTTATGCAATGTAATAGTTCAATCACATGGAAGCATCTTCTTGATGAAGCTTTGTTCACACCAACTTGtggacggacacaaacacacgtcacaTGTTGATGtaaacaatacttttttttttaatgaattatagTCAGAGTAAAACAGTAAACATTGGATATTTGGTGAACTCTCATATGTGACGTTGCATGCAACCACAACCATGGTGGAGGTGCTTCAGCCCTCAACATGCGAGGCTGTGAACCCAACACATCGGCAGTACACAAAAACAGTGAATATGGGGAAGTGGGGTGTGGTCTCAGGGTCTTCGAAGCGTGCCCGAGTGAAAACACAGCTGTCAATTTGCTCCAAACATCAAACGTGTCAACAGACAGCagaatactttattttttaaatcaaataatcatttcatGAGAACATAAACAAGTGCAAGTATTACAACGATGCACACTTTAAGGTGGGTCGTGCAGTAGTAACAATGACTACCATGACAGGATTTCATTAAAATATCACAGTGTACAGTACAAATTGCATTTATAATAAATCAGACATGATACATATTGCACTTATTGCAGTGCGCAAGATTCAGTGAAATATTGAGA is drawn from Scophthalmus maximus strain ysfricsl-2021 chromosome 8, ASM2237912v1, whole genome shotgun sequence and contains these coding sequences:
- the fam83fb gene encoding protein FAM83F, coding for MAESQLACMEDGRIGAKVPESKPEFYYSEEQRAAVEELLRNGDGAFKTRLKDDDVRDFLSAREVKVLMNTFKRYEEEGEEEGGGRKGAAGGADADSGVHSTYWPQMSDTEVPPLDIGWPSGGLFKGVTRVSVHTHPPKDNGPHIKEVVRRLIQEAGKVIAIVMDLLTDLQILQDLMDAASRRSVPVYIVLDKQGVPHFLDMCSRLQIGSQHLRNIRARMLQGNGFCLSFGRLPGSLCNKYMLVDGDKVAFGSYSFSWSTSRMDRNMITVMTGQVVDSFDLDFRELYAISEKMDLYKEFHVSPPAAALTTTVRSRAASKRPPLPATTSRFQVSLGDSRKDKIEVPAHKYYNPKYSLVFGDALRPTGSLQEPGPKRGSILSKYPEELDEEKQQVTNSEKLDRLGHLPSEAPSEIFKRPKGVGKGQLTWRQKLFSRKSPSKLSVNSLTNNTCPSPTETSQTDENEEVIVRSSSKWRGKKPSNLGQRTESQQTVNTAQDNDGDKSRPGTKQCKVS